Proteins encoded together in one Megalops cyprinoides isolate fMegCyp1 chromosome 20, fMegCyp1.pri, whole genome shotgun sequence window:
- the LOC118795781 gene encoding uncharacterized protein LOC118795781, which produces MMWHRNVKRLKQTATAKGSFATLHRTRLRVQVRGVLFWKRRFRLQIALQGSKSRGLQTRRHKRKWTKCVPRTSEVNIKKETRHSARFQRQRSAHVTVELYSREVRHDVELAEEMFPGYTLKTYKPEGNPSPDTCPSSECPLLLSERSTIDAHILEPRSTHFTLNATRQLMDGGHLSGTLPEEVEQKTKQVAEGSRVKQPKGSGSTGIHKKRAPPVLMRHKRLSRFDSQFWCRVRPSCLGSCRKGRRAKNLPRVSTLRHKRRKAEALHYLSSLSTESRDLPRELNGHDLPKGSTSEGDGVEPTTCQAVLQGWSQEVQKKGHEQVKDAEQVSLTANGDPVGDADDMEVESPVPCPAHCTSPLRDHRYCKTAAGAADVVTEGSSETKEEMSADSKSLTKEVTNETLKELIHEYLEHFYGRYGSFIPLSKSDVLKHLNKRLNTDLKDRKSFIYTEVTKYQAGLASTPMHYFKVAYNKHTLTLEDLSTLDNQNWLNDQVINMYGELIMEAANHKVHFFNSFFHRQLVTKGYEGVKRWTKKVDLFSKRLLLIPVHLEVHWSLISVDISSKTIRFYDSQGMVFKHAMENVFKYMTTEAKEKKCTAFQKGWKTTVNKRIPQQKNDNDCGVFVLEYCKCLASGKPLQFSQADMPRIRKRIYKELCDCKLTD; this is translated from the exons ATGATGTGGCACAGGAATGTGAAACGTCTAAAACAAACTGCGACTGCGAAGGGAAGTTTTGCCACCCTTCACCGCACCCGGCTCCGGGTGCAGGTGCGTGGGGTGTTGTTCTGGAAACGCCGGTTTCGTCTGCAGATTGCACTCCAAGGCAGCAAGTCCCGAGGCCTACAGACTCGCAGGCACAAGAGGAAATGGACCAAATGTGTGCCGAGAACGTCCGAAGTCAATATAAAGAAAGAGACCAGGCATTCAGCTAGATTCCAGCGTCAGAGGTCTGCTCATGTTACTGTTGAGTTGTATTCTAGGGAGGTAAGACATGACGTAGAGTTGGCTGAGGAAATGTTCCCTGGCTACACACTAAAGACATATAAGCCAGAAGGTAATCCTTCACCAGACACATGTCCGTCCTCTGAGTGTCCACTTCTCTTATCTGAGCGGTCCACAATAGATGCACACATCCTGGAACCACGAAGCACCCACTTTACATTGAATGCCACCAGACAGCTAATGGATGGTGGTCACCTCAGTGGTACTTTACCAGAGGAGGTGGAGCAGAAGACCAAGCAGGTAGCCGAGGGCAGCAGAGTCAAACAGCCGAAGGGGTCAGGGTCAACCGGCATACATAAAAAGAGAGCTCCGCCTGTGCTGATGCGGCACAAGAGGTTGTCGAGGTTCGACTCCCAGTTCTGGTGCAGGGTTAGGCCCTCTTGTTTGGGCAGctgcaggaaggggaggagagcGAAGAACCTGCCCAGGGTCTCCACTCTCAGGCACAAGCGACGAAAGGCGGAGGCGCTTCACTACCTGTCCAGCCTAAGCACGGAGTCCAGAGACTTACCCAGGGAGCTTAATGGCCACGACCTGCCTAAGGGTAGCACATCGGAAGGGGATGGGGTAGAGCCAACCACCTGCCAAGCGGTGTTGCAAGGTTGGAGTCAGGAAGTTCAGAAGAAGGGGCATGAGCAGGTCAAAGATGCTGAACAGGTGTCACTAACTGCTAATGGCGACCCAGTAGGGGACGCCGATGACATGGAGGTGGAGTCACCTGttccctgccccgcccactgCACCAGCCCGCTCCGAGACCACCGCTACTGCAAGACTGCCGCCGGAGCCGCTGATGTTGTCACAGAGGGGAGCTCAGAGACTAAGGAGGAGATGTCCGCTGACAGCAAGTCACTGACCAAAGAGGTCACCAACGAGACACTAAAGGAGCTTATTCATG AGTATCTGGAGCACTTTTATGGGAGGTATGGCAGCTTTATACCCTTAAGTAAGAGTGACGTACTGAAGCACCTTAACAAGAGGTTGAACACTGACCTCAAAGACAG aaaatcattcatttacacagaagTGACAAAGTACCAGGCTGGTTTGGCCAGCACTCCAATGCACTATTTTAAAGTGGCctacaataaacacacactgaccctgGAGGACCTCTCCACACTGGACAATCAGAACTGGCTCAACGACCAG GTGATTAATATGTATGGTGAATTAATCATGGAGGCTGCGAACCACAAG gtCCATTTCTTCAATAGCTTCTTTCACAGACAGCTGGTAACCAAGGGGTACGAAGGAGTGAAGCGTTGGACTAAAAAG GTGGATCTCTTCTCTAAGAGGCTGCTGCTAATTCCTGTCCACCTTGAGGTCCACTGGTCCCTGATCAGTGTGGACATCTCCAGCAAGACCATCCGCTTCTATGATTCCCAAGGCATGGTGTTCAAGCACGCCATGGAG AACGTGTTCAAGTACATGACGACTGaagctaaagaaaagaaatgcactgCATTTCAGAAAGGCTGGAAGACAACAGTAAACAAG CGGATACCACAGCAGAAAAACGACAATGACTGTGGGGTCTTTGTTTTAGAG TATTGTAAGTGCCTGGCATCTGGGAAACCATTGCAGTTCTCACAAGCGGATATGCCCAGGATCCGTAAACGGATTTACAAGGAGCTGTGCGATTGTAAGCTGACAGACTGA